In Vulpes lagopus strain Blue_001 chromosome 1, ASM1834538v1, whole genome shotgun sequence, a genomic segment contains:
- the PTP4A1 gene encoding protein tyrosine phosphatase type IVA 1, whose translation MARMNRPAPVEVTYKNMRFLITHNPTNATLNKFIEELKKYGVTTIVRVCEATYDTTLVEKEGIHVLDWPFDDGAPPSNQIVDDWLSLVKIKFREEPGCCIAVHCVAGLGRAPVLVALALIEGGMKYEDAVQFIRQKRRGAFNSKQLLYLEKYRPKMRLRFKDSNGHRNNCCIQ comes from the exons atGGCTCGAATGAACCGCCCAGCTCCTGTGGAAGTCACATACAAGAACATGAGATTTCTTATTACACACAATCCAACCAATGCGACCTTAAACAAATTTATAGAG GAACTTAAGAAGTATGGAGTTACAACAATAGTTAGAGTATGTGAAGCAACTTATGACACTACTCTTGTGGAGAAAGAAGGCATCCATGTTCTC GATTGGCCTTTTGATGATGGTGCACCACCATCCAACCAGATTGTTGATGACTGGTTAAGTCTTGTAAAAATTAAGTTTCGTGAAGAACCTGGTTGTTGTATTGCTGTCCATTGTGTTGCAGGCCTTGGGAG AGCTCCAGTGCTTGTTGCCCTAGCATTAATTGAAGGTGGAATGAAATATGAAGATGCAGTACAGTTCATAAGACA AAAGCGGCGTGGAGCTTTTAACAGCAAGCAACTTTTGTATTTGGAGAAGTATCGTCCTAAAATGCGGCTGCGCTTCAAAGACTCCAATGGTCATAGAAACAACTGTTGCATTCAATAA